A single window of Camarhynchus parvulus chromosome 9, STF_HiC, whole genome shotgun sequence DNA harbors:
- the LOC115907045 gene encoding galactose-3-O-sulfotransferase 2-like → MSPPGMVQVEVQSQTQPQAVSSLHPEWGTSFSQPIPNSPQPLQAEDSYQTHLETGFLPGWTEAFKIQEVTSGEGQQARGVTSQGKTCKPKTDIVFLKVHKSASSTVMNILFRFGEMHNLTFAFPQGGGFQLYYPHHFLAKFVQGFSPLSPRRFNILCHHMRFLQPEVQKVVPSSAVYFSILRNPVQLMESSFVYYKGASAFSRVRSLEEFLSQPWRYYNPTSGDRHYARNLMTFDFGFNPDGDVSPERVQLMLKAIEASFDFLLISEYFDESMVLLKEMMCWDLDSVVSFPLNSRDSSTKSPLPDSVVEKLKAWNRLDWEIYTHFNRTFWERLDRHIGRERLRREVRALRQRQAELARACLQGTGSVGPKDIKDSSLRPLQHGGARILGYNLKQGLPRELERTCRRLVTPELQYSSLLYKKQFPPPPPPESPRPAASPASPQRPEPTRN, encoded by the exons atgTCCCCACCTGGAATGGTGCAGGTGGAGGTACAGAGCCAGACTCAGCCTCAAGCTGTGAGTTCTCTTCACCCTGAGTGGGGCACCTCATTTTCACAGCCCATCCCAAACTCACCTCaacctctgcaggcagaggattCTTACCAAACACACCTGGAGACAGGATTTCTCCCAGGCTGGACAGAAGCCTTTAAGATCCAGGAGGTAACATCTGGAGAAGGCCAGCAGGCCAGAGGAGTCACCTCTCAAGGGAAGACATGCAAGCCCAAGACTGACATTGTTTTCCTGAAGGTCCACAAGAGCGCCAGCAGCACGGTCATGAACATCCTGTTCCGCTTTGGGGAGATGCACAACCTCACCTTCGCCTTCCCCCAGGGCGGGGGCTTCCAGCTCTACTACCCCCACCACTTCCTGGCCAAGTTCGTGCAGGGCTTCTCTCCTCTGAGCCCCCGGCGCTTCAACATCCTCTGCCACCACATGCgcttcctgcagccagag gtACAGAAAGTGGTGCCCAGCTCCGCCGTCTACTTCTCCATCCTGAGGAACCCGGTGCAGCTGATGGAGTCCTCCTTCGTGTACTACAAGGGCGCCTCGGCCTTCTCGCGCGTCCGCAGCCTGGAGGAGttcctcagccagccctggcgCTACTACAACCCCACCAGCGGCGACCGCCACTACGCCAGGAACCTCATGACCTTCGACTTCGGCTTCAACCCCGACGGGGACGTGTCCCCTGAGCGGGTGCAGCTCATGCTGAAGGCCATCGAGGCGTCCTTCGACTTCCTGCTCATCTCCGAGTACTTCGACGAGTCCAtggtgctgctgaaggagaTGATGTGCTGGGACCTGGACAGCGTCGTCTCCTTCCCGCTcaacagcagggacagcagcaccaagTCCCCGCTCCCGGACTCCGTCGTGGAGAAGCTGAAGGCCTGGAACAGGCTGGACTGGGAGATCTACACGCACTTTAACAGGACCTTCTGGGAAAGGCTCGACCGCCACATCGGCCGGGAGCGGCTGCGGCGGGAGGTGAGGGCGCTGCGGCAGCGGCAGGCGGAGCTGGCCCGGGCCTGCCTGCAGGGCACGGGCAGCGTGGGCCCCAAGGACATCAAGGACAGCTCCCTGCGGCCGCTGCAGCACGGCGGGGCCCGGATCCTGGGCTATAACCTCAAGCAGGGCTTGCCTCGGGAGCTGGAGCGGACCTGCCGGCGGCTGGTGACGCCGGAGCTGCAGTACAGCAGCCTGCTCTACAAGAAGCAgttcccgccgccgccgccccccgagAGCCCCCGGCCCGCTGCCTCCCCAGCCTCGCCGCAGCGGCCGGAGCCCACCCGAAACTGA
- the LOC115907090 gene encoding aquaporin-12-like, translating into MDGLNVSIAFFFLVFGLCQVLRWLSKRLLSPGIHGCLAREFAGSFQLCMSCLELRMLMDIGPWGGGFGLDVVLTLLFLLSAVHGASLDGASANPTVSLQEFLLLECSLAATGAKLLAQGVGAGTGWALTRLYWSWELTQLHFIQNLIAPECSSSIHASLPHAAFVEGSCSLLFHLILLKLRQSHPLYRVPALAATVTFLTYTAGPYTGAFFNPALATASTFHCSGSSFWDYIQVYWLGPLAGMLAALLLFQGNIPRLFQKNLLYSQKSKYKVPKAKVTVQVEGDKPPKKRKGGKSNSEPRA; encoded by the exons ctgtgccaggtgctcAGGTGGCTTTCCAAGAGGCTTCTGTCCCCGGGGATACATGGCTGCCTTGCCAGGGAATTTGCTGGCTCATTCCAGCTGTGCAtgagctgcctggagctgagGATGCTGATGGACATCGGCCCCTGGGGTGGTGGCTTTGGCCTGGACGTGGTCCtgaccctcctcttcctcctctctgctgtccACGGCGCCTCTTTGGACGGAGCATCCGCCAACCCAACggtgtccctgcaggagttcctgctcctggagtgcagcctggcagccacGGGGGCCAAGCTGCTGGCCCAGGGTGTGGGTGCAGGGACGGGCTGGGCTCTCACCCGGCTCTACTGGTCCTGGGAGCTCACACAGCTGCACTTCATCCAGAACCTGATCGCTCCCGAGTGCAGCTCCTCCATCCATGCCTCCCTGCCCCACGCTGCCTTCGTGGagggctcctgctccctcctgttcCACCTCATCCTCCTCAAGCTGCGACAGAGTCACCCCCTGTACCGGGTCCCTGCGCTGGCAGCCACTGTCACCTTCCTGACCTACACAG CTGGACCATACACGGGGGCCTTCTTcaaccctgccctggccacagCCAGCACCTTCCACTGCTCGGGGAGCAGCTTCTGGGACTACATCCAGGTCTACTGGCTGGGGCCCCTCGCAG GGATGCTCGCTGCCCTCCTGCTGTTCCAGGGCAACATCCCACGCCTCTTCCAGAAAAACCTCCTCTACAGCCAGAAGAGCAAGTACAAGGTGCCCAAGGCAAAGGTGACAGTGCAGGTGGAGGGGGACAAACCACCGAAGAAGAGGAAAGGGGGGAAGAGCAACTCGGAGCCCCGTGCCTGA